gtgggatctcacaatccatcctccttCGGTGCCCAGcatcttcgctggcacactgcccgatgtccaccccccttcaagggttagtgtcctcgctggcacaccgctcgatgtctggctctgataccattggtaacagcccaaacccaacgttagcagatattgtcatctttgggttctccgacttcccctcaagatttttaaaatggatagggagatgtttccacacccttataaagaatgttttgttccgctcttcaaccaatgtgagatctcacaatccacccctttggagcccagcgtcctcgttggcattcgttcaatcgatgtgggatctcacataacaACGGCTAGGAAACGGAAAGCTATTGTTGGTAATTCATCCAACTTGTCTGATTTGGGAATCGTATAGCTACTACTGTCAACATGTGTGAAGTTTTAAACAACCGAAGATCGAAAATACTACACAGCAAGTAGATAGAAGACTTCAAATCCTTCGAGCAACAGGAATAACAGccttcaaattcaaatgggTGATCAAACACCGGATTTTCAACAAACTAAGAACAGCAATAGAATCCGTTCGCTAGACCAATACGCTCAAAACAATTCCAATTTTCGGAATCTTCACCAAAAATcccaaacaacaaaaacaatcaaTTTCAACTTTAAGCCAAATGGTTAAATGGCGCAATGAAAGTTCAAGTACTAGGAATGAAAAAGCAATtcgaaatcaaataataagCAGCAAAGAATGCCCAACTCACAGAGCTCATGTAATCAAGAAGCGCAGCATTAGCTTCTCCATCTTTCGCCGGTGCGTCGATTTGCACTCCCAACGCATCATCGCCAAAATCTGCAAGGATTTCGAGAAACATAATACTTCAATTTCATAAACGGAAAAGAGTTAGAgcgaaggagagagagaaataccTGTGATAGAGGCGATCTTGGAGCCAGGCTTTGCGTGGATGGTAATGGCgacggaagaagaagaaacagagcgAAGACAAGAAGGGTAATTGTTCGTTTTGAGGCACGATTCAATTGATTCAGTACCTTTCGGAGCTTTCGTTTTCCCCTTCTTCGCCGGagccattttcttctcccttcaatttttaatattttgatatatatatatatatatttttttttttttcttgagtttaaaaaatatttttggatgAATTACTGAGCTACAACAATTGTTATTTCTCGTCTCATTTGTGTTATTTGAAGTCAGTAGGAgaatacatttttttcatgTCTCTAGGTCGATTTATCGACTGATTCGACATGAGTTTAATACGTTCAGACTCTTTCATACTAGCTTCAACTCTTCAGTGACGTTTAAtgttattatgaaattttaactaatttaaattattttatacaaaattaggtGGATCAATTTTCGTAATAGAATTCTAAGTTATAATTGTGGGACTTCTTaagttgaattaaatttaaagaagcaGCGTTAAGCTAGCATCAAGGGAGTGTAGTAACCATGTAAGTGGCTCTACTgtattatgtatgatgacgtGTGCCACGTGACccctgcacgtgtcatatgtatgaatgatatgttatgttatctTTGTTAAGTTATGTCGTGTTTAAAGTTATGTTATAATGTTATCATGCCATGTTGTGTAAACTTGTTATGAAATCGATAATCTATGATGCATAGACCTTCATAAACTATGTCATGAAATCTATGTTGTATATGAAAGAATGTATAGGAATTAAGCCCATGTTGAGGTTCTatcatgttgcatgtgtttgcattttccGACAATAATGGTGGGGTTACctactgagtattttttagCTCTTacatttcaggtaaaggtaaacACTCTTGTACAGATGACGATGATGTCGTACTGAAGGTCATGAAACTAGTGTTGGACAGTTGCATTTTGCCTATTTTGTAGTCTTAGGTTAGACTgtgggttattttatttttcttatgtcgttacaaatgttacattatttattttagttttatatatttttgtgttaaCTTATTTTACTTCgaacatttaagtttatgatattgtttaGAAACTATTTTAACGGAATGTTTCCGCACTTAATAGTTATGTCACagttttattttgtataatagCGTGTTACAGTTTGTTTCGAAAATACACGGGAAcctgtaataatattttgaaaatactcttaaacttaCACGGTTAAcgagaagaacaaagaaaccagattttattaatttcttagtAAATGTAATACGATACACCGAGGTGAGGTCGGGAACTGTAATACGACACGCGGCGGCAAGAGCACGCCACCGAGTTACTTCGCATTGCGCTGTAGCTAATTTAGCGCCTCATCGTCGCCAGAATGGGGCGGCTGATCTGCCATGGCATCGAAGTTCGACACTAACTGGTtagtttgggttggattaggctgtcgggtagggttggatccatttttctgaacccgaactcAATCGGTTCGATTTCGGGTTCGTGGGACAAAACCTTTGAGTTGGCCcaagccaaataaaaatatataaaatatattaagaacaTTTTGATATTAATAGGTTTGATCAAGGTACTTCGGCCCGTCTAAGCCCGAGTTGGATGCCACGCAAAtacatatttcttttatagattttgttattaaactaaataactaattctaaattctaatgtatttattatttatttgtttcaacattattatatcataatgtatttattatctatttgttgCAACATTATTATATGGCCGTTtatttatatctatatatatatatttattattatttttttttttaatattttagggCTATTCGGTTAACCTTatgtatttcatatttttttttattttaaccaattCTCAAGAATGTTGCTATTTAGctgtctttatttttatttttatgacaatgttgagatatgttaatatattataattttcgtttgttgttttttttttactgattttttttttttgaataattatagattgatttgtgtttgtttgtgaatttttaatattttttatctaatattgtatccgaataattaattttttttacaaacaacccaacccgaacccaactaaaaaatagaggtttgggttgtgaaaattttcggTTCGGTTGTGTTACCGAACCAACCTCAACTTTTGTGTTGGGTCAAACAAATCccttaacccaacccaactctgACCATGTACATCCCTAAACTAtagttttcatttaaaatatttttttaagtttaggatattaataaaaatttgcaaaatttaaaaatattcttggaattacaaaaacaacaaatttattaattcaaatgttaacataaaaaacatattcaaGAGATTAACAAATTCAACCTAattagattatttttaaatttaaatatattgataaTTTGATATATCCTCTCAATTCTCAACTttgacttaaattttaaaaatattcgtaataaataattaatttgaattacataactttaaaaaaattaaataattacatgTCTAATTAACTCTATGATTAAAATTCAccctatttttcaaataatttgatgTCTAAATTACtagttcaaaataaaaatatggtaaaaataggtttttttttcattattaataaaatatggtaaaaataGATTAATTACTGggaaaataagtaattttatgggtctattttttttaaatttaatttgatttaaaattgaaaaggataattttttcttaatttaattttgaagttaaaaaaaattaacttctaaattttgttttaaataaacattaaatttatattttttaatcatttaattatttttgaaatttttaataatttaatctatgaCTTTTTGTacgtaataatttaatttttttaaattacattaaaatcaagtatcaatttttaagatctaaatatttaattaaattttaataatttttttctaaatttaaaatattaaaaaagaatgtgagtttaaatactaaatttataatttaatattttattcctcAACTctgttttatttcaaataatagagttaaataatactttttaaaaattttaaataattattgaacttttttttttcataaattcttttaatattaaaatatatttcataaattaggTTTTGTATATAACCTTTTGAATTTCTGACGCTTATTCTTTGATCCTgatacaatttattttaaaagattattatgttagaattattttaaaaaaaattagatatattTGGATCTAATAtaatggttttatttttttaaaaaagaatgggatataaatttgaaaatgataatttttttctaatttaattttgaagttaaaaaatactcttttaacTTCTAAGTCTGCGAACAAAAATGTTGTATTTTCCGATACATCGATATGGATTGGATTAGTTTTTCAGGTGGGTATCCTTAATTCTCTCTCAAcgaaaatttttagaaaatgatgcaATTTACGAATTAATCGTATCTCTGTAACCTCTTCgttttttatacaaaaatgaaaCGATTCTCTCCTAATTCTTTCCAATTTTGagacatcaaattaaaatgcaaaattcaaataaaaaaatagagggtgAATTCATTGATCAATAGGTCTTCGTTCATTTGAATAAATTGAAACACTTCTCATTCTATGATCATGATACTTCCCAAAAATCGAAATTCTTGATCAATGGAGGAACAATATCACCATTTTTGTTNCGGAAAAAATACGAATCCccattaaacaaaaagagtttttattgattttttattttattatatattttctatattcGAATGAGATAAAATAGTAaactcaaattatttattaaaaatttaatgagacCCTAAAATGATCCCATCAACCGGTTTTAAttctatgaattttatttctttttttgaaatcattattaaattttaataacagtttactaattttaaatattaaaaatggtaaaacaTAAAACTCGTTACATTAGGACAGATTAGGAGAggacaaaatttcaaaatctaaaagctaaatttatagtttaatctctcatttctttattattttaattataaatttggttataaaattttttcataaattttttaaatattaaaattattataaaatatatcttatataaaattgaaaaaacataaaatttaatttaataaaggCTATTGGgattaatttaatcaattttttaggAATCTATGTTTATTATTGTTTGCGGACAAATTTATGTCTCAACCTTATCACAATACCTCGCACAACTTTATTTGACGACTTTGTTTtcgagttttatttttatttatttatttgtataagCGAATTTTCAATTTCGGAAACCTTCTCCAATAATTCCTCCATTTTCGCCTCCTACCATTGCTTTCATTTGAATGACtcttttttatgttatatCGTATCAAGAACACATTTAACAACATTcttactaaatttttttcatacaaaaatttgTTGAGGTATCAAATTTCTGTTAgctatttttattgttattagtTCAGTCATGTCCTTTTTCGTCagtttcatatattttttctataaaagaTATTGGACcctataaataaaagatgatCATTTTTGGTATATTTGTCAAGTCTCTCAAATTTACAGATCTCATTTGGTATTAGCCAGAGCAAAACAAAGTGatccaagaaagaaaatgagcaGCGACAAAACACTCACCAAGATTCCACAGTTTGATGGTTACTATGACCATTGGAGTGAACGGATGGAAAGCCTCTTGCATGTCGGATTTGTGGAGTCTAGTGGAAGAGGGTTACACCGAACCGGTAGAGGGAATCGAAGTGACTGCAGCGCAGAAAAGGAATCTTGANtatttatttatttgtataagCGAATTTTCAATTTCGGAAACCTTCTCCAATAATTCCTCCATTTTCGCCTCCTACCATTGCTTTCATTTGAATGACtcttttttatgttatatCGTATCAAGAACACATTTAACAACATTcttactaaatttttttcatacaaaaatttgTTGAGGTATCAAATTTCTGTTAgctatttttattgttattagtTCAGTCATGTCCTTTTTCGTCagtttcatatattttttctataaaagaTATTGGACcctataaataaaagatgatCATTTTTGGTATATTTGTCAAGTCTCTCAAATTTACAGATCTCATTTGGTATTAGCCAGAGCAAAACAAAGTGatccaagaaagaaaatgagcaGCGACAAAACACTCACCAAGATTCCACAGTTTGATGGTTACTATGACCATTGGAGTGAACGGATGGAAAACCTCTTGCGTGCCAAGGGTTTGTGGAGTCTAGTAGAAGAGGGTTACACCGAACCGGCAGAGGAATCGAAGTGACTGCAGCGCAGAAAAGGAATCTTGAGGAGTNAAGAGGTAGACAAGTATAAAGCTCGGCTTGTTGTAAAAGGGTATGCTCAAGAGTACGGAGTAGATTACACAGAGGTATTCGCACCAGTGGCTCGAATGGATACAGTGAGGATGATCATTGCTGTAGCAGCACAAAAAGGATGGGGAATCTATCAGCTCGATATCAAATCTACTTTTCTACATGGTGAGCTGAAGGAAGATGTATTTGTTGAACAACCACAAGGTTATGAAGTAGCAGGGAAGAAGGACATGGTTTATAAGCTGCNTGACGAACTGCAAAGCTCTCTGTCTGTacatgaaaagaaattcaagaagATCAGTCATGAAGAAGGTGATCAAGCTCTCAATGTCAAAGGCAGAGGTAGAGGATCATACAGAGGTCGAGGCAGGGGCAGAGGACGCTCATTCAACAAAGCAACAATCGAGTGTTACAATTGCCATCAACTTGAACATTTCCAATATGAATGTCCAATTAGGTACAACGGAGCACATTTTGCAGAGATCGAAG
The Cucurbita pepo subsp. pepo cultivar mu-cu-16 chromosome LG16, ASM280686v2, whole genome shotgun sequence genome window above contains:
- the LOC111777165 gene encoding UPF0235 protein C15orf40 homolog: MAPAKKGKTKAPKGTESIESCLKTNNYPSCLRSVSSSSVAITIHAKPGSKIASITDFGDDALGVQIDAPAKDGEANAALLDYMSSVLGVKRRQLSIGCGSKSRDKVVIVEEVSLQSVFDALNKALT